In the Azospirillum sp. TSH100 genome, CACCTACGCACTGTCGCGGGATCATGCCGCCGGCGGACGGTTGCTCGGCACCTGGACGCTGATCCTGCTTCCGGTCGCGGTGCTGGCGATCGGCATCGGCTATCTGCTGCTGCCGACGCTGCTGGCGGCCCAGCCGACGGAGACGCTGGCGCTGGCACGGCTCTACCTGCCGATGATCGCGATGGCGCTGTTGTCGGAACTGATGCTCGGACTGATCCTGGGCGACCAGGATTTCCGCAGCTTCAACGCGCTTACCTTCATCCAGCCGGCCGGTGTCGCCATCCTCTACGCTCTGCTTTGGGCGGCAGGCCGTTTCACGGTGGAGAGCGCCGTCATCGTCCAGGCGACGATGAGCACCCTGGTGCTGGCGGTGGCGGCCACTCTGCTGGTCCGCCGCCACGGCATCGGCCGGCCGGACCTCGTGCTCGGGCGGCAGACCGCCTGGTATGCGCTGCGCACCCACGGCGACGTGGTGGGCGGCGTCATCACCCAGCGGCTGGACCTGCTGATCATCCCGGCCGTCCTGCCGGCAGCGCAAGTCGGACTCTATGCCCTGGCGACCAGCCTGTCCTGGCTGATCGTCAGCCTGTCCGGCGCGCTCGCCACCGTGGTCATGCCCGCCGCCGCCCGGCGGGGCCGGTCGGGGCGCGAACTCGTGCTGAACAGCCTTCAGGCGACCTTCGCCATCGGCGGCCTGCTGGGCGGCGGCCTGTTCGTCTTCGCCGACATCGCCATCAGGCTGGTCTATGGCCCGCCCTTCGCCGACAGCGCCCTTCCGTTGCGGCTGCTGCTGCCGGGTGCGGTTCTCTATGCCGCCGCGTCGATCCTGCTGAACGGGCTCTATGCCGAAAACCGGCCCTTCACCGCCACCCTGGCCAACCTGCTGGGCATGGGGGTCACGCTTGGCGGGCTGCTGCTGTTCCTGCGCAGCGGCGGAATCCTGGCGGCGGCCATCGTCTCCACCGTCGCCTACACACTGGTGTTCGCCACCGCGGCGACACTCTACCGCCGGGCGACCGGACTGCCCTGGCGCGTCTTTATTCCCGACCCGGCAATGCTCGCAGCCTTGCCGCGGCGCCTGTTCGACAAGCCCTCACCGGTGGCCGCCACTCCGGCCTCCACTTTGGCCGGCCCGGTGGGCAAGTGACCGACTTCAAAGGAATTGAGGAAACCGCAATGCGATTGTCGCTCTTGACGCCCGAATACCCACCCGGCGAAAAGCTCGGCGGTATCGCCACGCACACCCACACGATGGCCCGCGCGCTGGCACGGCTCGGCCATACCGTTCAGGTGGTTACCCCCTGGAAGGCCGGCGCCCTGCCCGCCGGCACCACCATCGAGGACGGCGTGACGGTGCAGCGCGTCGATCCCGGACCGCACGTGCATGCGGTGTTGGACCGCTTCCGGACCAACCGCCGGCTGGCCGATGCCGTTCGCGCCTTCCGTCCCGACGTTGTGCATGCGGCGGAGTTCGATGCCGACGCCTGGTGGTTGACCCGTTTCACCACCATCCCGGTGGTCACGCGGCTGGCGACACCAACAGGGCTGGTCATGGACACCAACACCCAGCCCTGGGTGCCGCATACCCATCTGCTGAACGCGCTGGAGCGGGACCAGACCCGTCGCAGCGCCGCGATCTACGCCTCCACCCGCGCCATCGCCCGCCGGGTGGCAGACTACTGGCGCATCCCGCCGGAACTGGTCCAAATCATCCCCAACAGCATCGATGTTGCCTCGGTGGCGGCAGCCCGCGGCGCCGAACCGCCGATCGGGCTGCCGAAGCGCTTCATCGCCTTCTTCGGCCGGCTGGAGGGGCGCAAGGGCATCGCCATGTTGGGCCGCGCCATCCCCGGCGTCCTGGCCGCCAACCCCGATCTGCATCTGATGATGATCGGTGGCGAGGACCCGGCGAGCGCCGCCATCATCGACCAGTTTCGCCGTAACGTGGCTCCGGTCGCCGACCGCGTCCATTTCACCGGCGCCCTGCCGCGCAACGACGCGCTGGCCGTGGTGGCGCGAGCGGAACTGGCGGTCGTCCCCTCCCTGTGGGAGAGCTTCGGCTTCGTGGTGGTGGAGGCTATGGCGCTCGGCGTGCCGGTGGTCGCCAGCGATTGCGGCGGCTTCCCGGAGATCATCGAGCATGGCCGCACCGGATGGCTGGTTCCACCGGGACAGGCCGAACCGCTGCGCGACATGCTGATCGCCCGGCTGGCCGCCCCCGAGGGACTGAAGGCCGTCGCCGCCGCCGGTCTGGAACATGTGAAGAGCTTCGATGTCGACACTGTCGCCGCCCAGGTCGCCGCCCTGCTGGAGACCGCCAGGACGGAACGCACGCAGGCCGCCGGCTCCGGCATCTACAACAACGGCTACCGCCGCCATTTCCGTCCCGATCACCCGACCACTCCCTTTTACCGCATCTATGACGAGAAGCGGCGCGCGGTGGCGGCGGAGCTGGAACGGCTGTCGCGGATGCGCATCCTCGATGTCGGCGGCGGCTACGGCCGCATCACCGGCCCCTTCGCCGGCCGCCATGACGTGACGCTGGTCGACATCTCGCACGAGATGCTGGCCGAGGCGAAGGAACGCTTCCCCGCCCTGACCGTCCAGCAGGCCGACGCCCGCAAGCTGCCCTTCGCC is a window encoding:
- a CDS encoding glycosyltransferase, which produces MRLSLLTPEYPPGEKLGGIATHTHTMARALARLGHTVQVVTPWKAGALPAGTTIEDGVTVQRVDPGPHVHAVLDRFRTNRRLADAVRAFRPDVVHAAEFDADAWWLTRFTTIPVVTRLATPTGLVMDTNTQPWVPHTHLLNALERDQTRRSAAIYASTRAIARRVADYWRIPPELVQIIPNSIDVASVAAARGAEPPIGLPKRFIAFFGRLEGRKGIAMLGRAIPGVLAANPDLHLMMIGGEDPASAAIIDQFRRNVAPVADRVHFTGALPRNDALAVVARAELAVVPSLWESFGFVVVEAMALGVPVVASDCGGFPEIIEHGRTGWLVPPGQAEPLRDMLIARLAAPEGLKAVAAAGLEHVKSFDVDTVAAQVAALLETARTERTQAAGSGIYNNGYRRHFRPDHPTTPFYRIYDEKRRAVAAELERLSRMRILDVGGGYGRITGPFAGRHDVTLVDISHEMLAEAKERFPALTVQQADARKLPFADDSFDLVIAMDLLCHLPDLEAGVRELQRVVKPGGRIVCDTTNANPLWVIAYPRYYRWRPDRLLATMRCHGVLPEWKALVRHHWAPEMRKAIAATGLTLQKTDHFGPPGVAKWHLWWCRRGGNGTEGQAS
- a CDS encoding oligosaccharide flippase family protein; the encoded protein is MLKGLIGRKAATWRTGFARDGIATVLVTAATMGLGLLTGILVARTIGPDGRGALAAVLTTVQLLGWLFGMGCGKAVTYALSRDHAAGGRLLGTWTLILLPVAVLAIGIGYLLLPTLLAAQPTETLALARLYLPMIAMALLSELMLGLILGDQDFRSFNALTFIQPAGVAILYALLWAAGRFTVESAVIVQATMSTLVLAVAATLLVRRHGIGRPDLVLGRQTAWYALRTHGDVVGGVITQRLDLLIIPAVLPAAQVGLYALATSLSWLIVSLSGALATVVMPAAARRGRSGRELVLNSLQATFAIGGLLGGGLFVFADIAIRLVYGPPFADSALPLRLLLPGAVLYAAASILLNGLYAENRPFTATLANLLGMGVTLGGLLLFLRSGGILAAAIVSTVAYTLVFATAATLYRRATGLPWRVFIPDPAMLAALPRRLFDKPSPVAATPASTLAGPVGK